From one Amycolatopsis sp. FDAARGOS 1241 genomic stretch:
- a CDS encoding Tat pathway signal sequence domain protein: MDVSRRTVLGGALAGLAATAAGGGAAASAASASDPGGDDFDWAAFLATADLRWRRMPTAWTEGPFLGNGFLGSGIYAEPGKNAVRINVQHSEVQDHRPQYGALFGLARLPIGYFTLEPVGAITGVDWRLDLWHAELTGTITTAAGSLAVRAIVHTGQPLLAVEVRPSEGERGFRWTFHPAEAVSPRADPVWKKAPPAGYAANPPAIIRRAGDSSLAEQPLLAGGEHVTAWRDVTRGGTRTLYASVAWSHPERTSAERALRAVRTAGEFGVLTREHRRWWHDHYRRSFVSLPDTRLQSFYWIQLYKLASAARRDAPVMATSGPWLENTPWPATWWNLNVQLECWLIHGSNHLELDAVSRALGQYRANLSGQLAEPYRADSAGIPRTTDLTLDNGISDATSGFPVGIPGQDPPVPEVGNLTWALHNVWLSYRHTLDGGLLRDTLFPLLRKAISYYLHFLGPGADGRLHLPPTFSPEYGVDAPDCTYDLALLRWGCRTLLDLARELRVSDPLAPRWRDVLANLAPYAVDGNVYMIGAGVPFAKSHRHYSHLLQVYPLYEITWEQPENRVLIEKSLAHWVGFEGALQGYSFTGAASISAAMLRGDQAAGYLGELQQRYLEPNTMYQESGPVIETPLSAVESMQDMLVQSWGGVLRLFPAVAASWGDLALRDFRTEGAFLLSASREAGKTRWLKVHSEAGAPCVLRPGIDGELAVTDARGRAKRWRRLPNGDVQVDLARGEDALVHRAGDRPDFAVRPVSPGGPGVPWGLP, translated from the coding sequence ATGGATGTTTCGCGCAGGACAGTGCTCGGCGGGGCGCTCGCCGGGCTCGCGGCGACCGCGGCCGGAGGTGGCGCCGCTGCCTCGGCCGCCTCGGCGAGCGATCCGGGGGGTGACGACTTCGACTGGGCCGCGTTCCTCGCCACCGCGGACCTGCGGTGGCGGCGAATGCCCACCGCGTGGACGGAGGGGCCGTTCCTCGGCAACGGGTTCCTCGGCTCGGGCATTTACGCGGAGCCGGGGAAGAACGCGGTGCGCATCAACGTCCAGCACAGCGAGGTGCAGGACCACCGGCCGCAGTATGGCGCGCTGTTCGGGCTCGCCCGGCTGCCGATCGGGTACTTCACGCTCGAACCCGTCGGCGCGATCACCGGCGTCGACTGGCGGCTGGACCTGTGGCACGCGGAGCTCACGGGCACGATCACCACGGCGGCCGGCAGCCTCGCCGTGCGCGCGATCGTCCACACGGGACAGCCGCTGCTCGCCGTCGAGGTCCGCCCGAGTGAGGGCGAACGCGGGTTCCGCTGGACGTTCCACCCGGCCGAGGCCGTGAGCCCACGCGCCGACCCGGTGTGGAAGAAGGCGCCGCCCGCCGGGTACGCCGCGAATCCGCCGGCGATCATTCGGCGGGCCGGCGACAGCAGTCTCGCCGAACAGCCGCTGCTGGCCGGCGGCGAGCACGTCACGGCCTGGCGGGACGTGACCCGCGGCGGCACCCGGACCCTGTACGCCTCGGTGGCGTGGTCGCACCCCGAACGCACGTCGGCCGAGCGGGCGCTGCGGGCCGTGCGCACCGCCGGCGAGTTCGGCGTGCTCACGCGCGAGCACCGCCGCTGGTGGCACGACCACTACCGGCGCAGCTTCGTGTCCCTGCCGGACACCCGGCTGCAGAGCTTTTACTGGATCCAGCTCTACAAGCTCGCCTCGGCCGCGCGCCGGGACGCCCCGGTGATGGCCACGTCGGGGCCGTGGCTCGAGAACACACCCTGGCCGGCCACGTGGTGGAACCTCAACGTGCAGCTGGAGTGCTGGCTCATCCACGGCTCCAACCACCTCGAGCTCGACGCCGTGAGCCGAGCGCTCGGCCAGTACCGGGCGAACCTGTCGGGGCAGCTCGCCGAGCCGTACCGTGCCGACTCCGCCGGCATCCCGCGCACCACCGACCTGACGCTGGACAACGGGATCTCCGACGCCACCAGTGGGTTCCCCGTCGGCATCCCCGGCCAGGACCCGCCCGTGCCGGAGGTCGGCAACCTCACCTGGGCCCTGCACAACGTGTGGCTCTCCTACCGCCACACGCTCGACGGCGGGCTGTTGCGCGACACACTGTTCCCGTTGCTGCGCAAGGCGATCAGCTACTACCTCCACTTCCTCGGGCCGGGCGCCGACGGCAGGCTGCACCTGCCGCCCACGTTCTCTCCGGAGTACGGCGTGGACGCCCCCGACTGCACCTACGACCTCGCCCTGCTGCGCTGGGGCTGTCGAACCCTGCTCGACCTCGCCCGCGAACTGCGGGTCAGCGACCCGCTGGCACCGCGGTGGCGCGACGTGCTGGCGAACCTCGCCCCCTACGCCGTCGACGGCAACGTTTACATGATCGGCGCCGGCGTGCCCTTCGCGAAGTCGCATCGGCACTACTCGCACCTGTTGCAGGTCTACCCGCTCTACGAGATCACGTGGGAGCAGCCGGAGAACCGCGTGCTCATCGAGAAGTCGCTCGCGCACTGGGTGGGATTCGAGGGCGCGTTGCAGGGCTACTCGTTCACCGGCGCCGCGTCGATCTCGGCGGCGATGCTGCGCGGCGACCAGGCGGCGGGGTACCTCGGCGAACTGCAGCAGCGCTACCTCGAGCCGAACACGATGTACCAGGAGTCGGGGCCGGTGATCGAAACACCGCTGTCGGCGGTGGAGTCGATGCAGGACATGCTGGTGCAGAGCTGGGGCGGGGTGCTGCGGCTTTTTCCCGCGGTCGCCGCGTCGTGGGGCGACCTCGCGCTGCGCGACTTCCGCACCGAGGGCGCGTTCCTGCTCAGCGCTTCGCGCGAAGCCGGGAAGACGCGCTGGCTCAAGGTCCACAGCGAGGCCGGGGCGCCGTGCGTGCTGCGGCCGGGCATCGACGGCGAGCTCGCGGTCACCGACGCGCGAGGCCGCGCGAAGCGGTGGCGCCGCTTGCCGAACGGCGACGTGCAGGTGGACCTGGCACGCGGTGAGGACGCGTTGGTCCACCGCGCGGGAGACCGGCCGGACTTCGCGGTGCGGCCCGTGTCGCCGGGCGGTCCGGGTGTGCCGTGGGGCCTGCCGTGA
- a CDS encoding Lsr2 family protein, translated as MAHKVLVQMVDDIDGGVAHQTVPFGLDGVQYEIDLSDENAESLREEFARYIAASRRTGGRKARRGTASTTPTPADRERSREIRAWAAENGWSISERGRIPTDVITAFEDSRSAGTKPRSRGGRKKATAKA; from the coding sequence ATGGCGCACAAGGTCCTGGTCCAGATGGTGGACGACATCGACGGCGGCGTGGCGCACCAGACGGTGCCCTTCGGTCTCGACGGCGTCCAGTACGAAATCGACCTCTCCGACGAGAACGCGGAAAGCCTGCGCGAGGAGTTTGCCCGTTACATCGCCGCGTCGCGCCGCACCGGCGGCCGCAAGGCGCGCCGGGGCACCGCTTCGACCACCCCGACGCCCGCGGACCGCGAACGCTCGCGCGAGATCCGCGCGTGGGCCGCGGAGAACGGCTGGAGCATTTCCGAACGCGGCCGCATTCCGACCGACGTGATCACCGCGTTCGAAGACAGCCGCAGCGCCGGCACGAAGCCCCGCTCGCGGGGCGGCCGGAAAAAGGCCACCGCGAAGGCGTGA
- a CDS encoding YciI family protein, which yields MRFLMMHRVSEQNSAAWNPSPEFVKKMGEFIQEAVDNGILITAEGVHPSEKGALVRKSPDGAIKATDGPFTEAKEVIGGFALVNFPNREEAVAYAKTYAALFDGEIEVEVRQVVEFDEIPSA from the coding sequence ATGCGGTTTCTCATGATGCACCGGGTGTCGGAGCAGAACTCGGCGGCGTGGAACCCGAGCCCGGAGTTCGTGAAGAAGATGGGGGAATTCATCCAGGAGGCGGTGGACAACGGCATCCTGATCACGGCCGAGGGCGTCCACCCGTCCGAGAAGGGCGCCCTGGTGCGCAAGTCGCCCGACGGCGCGATCAAGGCGACCGACGGCCCGTTCACCGAGGCCAAGGAGGTCATCGGCGGGTTCGCGCTGGTGAACTTCCCGAACCGCGAGGAGGCCGTCGCCTACGCCAAGACGTACGCGGCGCTGTTCGACGGCGAGATCGAGGTCGAGGTGCGGCAGGTCGTCGAGTTCGACGAGATCCCGTCGGCGTGA
- the lexA gene encoding transcriptional repressor LexA gives MTTYDDTFDHLDPSSLPLRQQQILVTIRDWVVREGYAPSSREIGEAVGLRSSSSVSKHLAALEDKGYLRRSSSMSRPIDVRAFLTGSAAQEGGADSVPVPVVGHIAAGTPIAAEEHVDDTLTLPRGLTGRGNVFGLRVRGDSMIDAAICDGDIVVVRQQPEAHSGQIVAAMIDEEATVKVYRRRNGHVYLEPRNPAYDVLDGDRAVVLGIVVSVLRSV, from the coding sequence GTGACCACCTACGACGACACCTTCGACCACCTCGACCCCTCGTCCCTGCCGCTTCGGCAGCAGCAGATCCTGGTTACGATCCGGGACTGGGTGGTCCGCGAGGGCTACGCGCCGAGCAGCCGCGAGATCGGCGAGGCGGTGGGCCTGCGGTCGTCGTCCTCGGTGTCGAAGCACCTGGCGGCCCTGGAGGACAAGGGGTACCTGCGGCGCAGCAGCTCGATGTCGCGGCCGATCGACGTCCGCGCGTTCCTCACGGGTTCCGCCGCGCAGGAGGGCGGCGCTGACTCGGTGCCGGTGCCCGTCGTCGGCCACATCGCGGCCGGCACGCCGATCGCGGCGGAGGAGCACGTCGACGACACGCTGACGCTGCCGCGCGGGCTCACCGGCCGCGGGAACGTGTTCGGCCTGCGCGTGCGCGGTGACTCGATGATCGACGCCGCGATCTGCGACGGCGACATCGTCGTGGTCCGCCAGCAGCCCGAGGCGCACTCGGGCCAGATCGTCGCGGCCATGATCGACGAAGAAGCCACCGTGAAGGTCTACCGCCGCCGCAACGGGCACGTGTACCTCGAGCCCCGCAACCCGGCCTACGACGTGCTCGACGGCGACCGGGCCGTGGTGCTCGGGATCGTGGTCTCCGTGCTGCGCAGTGTCTGA
- a CDS encoding LacI family DNA-binding transcriptional regulator, with protein sequence MPVTIRDVARRAEVSVATVSRALGSPDRVSAATRARVLEIVRELGYRPSPAARSLITGKTGAIAIVVPDLGNPFFTGVLKSVQAQARHTGHAVLVGDSDEDPATEQELVRTMAKQADGVLLCSPGIDDATITELAGLTPLALLNRRVAGIGATVMDSAGGMREIVAHLAALGHRRCAYLNGPLTSWSNSERLRGLRSAAAAHDVEIRELGPFAPRYEDGAPAADQALAAGVTAVLAYNDVMALGALARLRERGVAVPEEVSVTGFDDLVYAAVSAPPLTTVAMPLAESGRRAVDLVLAHSAAEAAGRVVTELPTRLVVRASTGPVRENR encoded by the coding sequence GTGCCGGTCACGATCCGGGATGTCGCACGGCGGGCAGAGGTGTCGGTGGCCACGGTGTCACGGGCGCTCGGCTCCCCCGACCGAGTCAGCGCGGCGACGCGCGCCCGCGTGCTCGAGATCGTGCGCGAGCTGGGGTACCGGCCGAGCCCGGCGGCGCGCAGCCTCATCACCGGCAAGACCGGCGCGATCGCGATCGTGGTCCCGGACCTGGGGAACCCGTTCTTCACCGGCGTGCTCAAGAGCGTGCAGGCGCAGGCGCGCCACACCGGCCACGCCGTGCTCGTCGGCGACAGCGACGAGGACCCGGCGACGGAGCAGGAGCTCGTGCGCACGATGGCGAAGCAGGCCGACGGCGTGCTGCTGTGCTCACCGGGGATCGACGACGCCACCATCACCGAACTCGCCGGCCTGACGCCGCTGGCGCTGCTGAACCGGCGCGTCGCCGGGATCGGCGCGACGGTGATGGACAGCGCGGGCGGGATGCGCGAGATCGTGGCGCACCTGGCCGCGCTCGGGCACCGGCGCTGCGCCTACCTCAACGGCCCCCTCACGTCGTGGTCCAACAGCGAACGGCTGCGCGGACTGCGGTCGGCCGCCGCCGCGCACGACGTCGAGATCCGCGAACTCGGCCCGTTCGCGCCGCGTTATGAGGACGGCGCGCCGGCCGCCGACCAGGCGCTGGCCGCCGGGGTCACGGCCGTGCTCGCCTACAACGACGTGATGGCGCTGGGCGCGCTGGCGCGGCTGCGCGAACGCGGCGTCGCGGTACCGGAGGAGGTGAGCGTGACCGGGTTCGACGACCTCGTCTACGCGGCGGTCTCCGCTCCCCCGCTCACGACCGTCGCCATGCCGCTGGCCGAATCGGGCCGGCGCGCGGTCGACCTGGTGCTGGCCCATTCCGCCGCGGAAGCGGCCGGCCGGGTCGTCACGGAACTGCCGACGCGGCTGGTCGTGCGCGCGTCCACGGGCCCGGTGCGCGAAAACCGCTGA